The Branchiostoma floridae strain S238N-H82 chromosome 10, Bfl_VNyyK, whole genome shotgun sequence genome has a segment encoding these proteins:
- the LOC118424155 gene encoding uncharacterized protein LOC118424155 isoform X2: MKHLETLQERCQVQVGHHLESYPPDILSRLPGTFVAGILPHLCQHHLNNCHDDILQTGVDPNPVWHTLFASHFKWESRMMFRSRVEKTIPSDDVCDEDKPDWRQQYLQRYFHKLLWYRSRPPRPQEDNREPLLLSPSCSDQCLRAAQDLMLYAPHVHRLLLYDSRAFNYILQDQLLHRCLLETVSHLEIHWFRGLPGVGTFLRRCLSSPVSKLEKLTMHGVPGGTDRTAIQLLSLCAGLEAEANTPCLYCNNTRKDSCVHGEDFSGDDNIDVEQGGMKTTIGPHSSRIPPLHSDETFHEQDQASTSHRRTDSSNSLDETVTDKDERTSDSEDLYDIAVGVGCSTSDHTQVNVNCFEEELPLLPGDTGCSCTCGVMLERKVWTRKESFKCRYMFELHRAITN; encoded by the exons ATGAAACATCTGGAGACTTTACAGGAAAGATGTCAGGTGCAGGTGGGACACCACCTTGAGTCCTATCCACCTGACATACTGTCCAGGCTACCTGGCACCTTTGTGGCAGGCATATTACCTCACCTGTGTCAGCATCACCTCAACAACTGTCATGATGATATTCTTCAGACAG GTGTTGACCCAAATCCGGTGTGGCATACCCTCTTTGCAAGTCACTTCAAATGGGAATCCAGAATGATGTTCAG AAGTAGGGTGGAGAAAACCATCCCATCAGACGATGTTTGTGATGAAGACAAACCAGACTGGAGACAGCAGTACCTACAGCGGTACTTCCACAAGTTACTGTGGTACAGGTCTCGTCCGCCCAGACCACAGGAGGACAACCGAG AGCCTCTCCTGCTGTCCCCCAGCTGTTCAGACCAGTGTCTCCGTGCTGCCCAGGACCTGATGCTGTACGCTCCACATGTCCACAGGCTTCTTCTGTACGACAGTAGGGCCTTCAACTACATACTACAGGACCAGCTTCTGCACAG ATGTCTCCTGGAAACTGTGTCCCACCTGGAGATCCACTGGTTCCGAGGCCTGCCAGGTGTGGGGACCTTCCTGAGGAGATGTCTGTCGTCTCCAGTTTCCAAGCTGGAGAAACTGACCATGCACGGGGTACCCGGGGGAACAGACAG GACAGCAATACAGCTGCTCAGTCTCTGTGCAGGCTTAGAAGCAGAGGCTAACACACCCTGTCTGTACTGTAACAACACACGAAAAGACTCATGTGTACACGGAGAGGACTTTTCAGGAGATGACAACATTGATGTTGAACAAGGTGGTATGAAGACAACAATAGGACCACATTCATCAAGAATCCCGCCACTACACTCTGATGAAACTTTCCACGAGCAGGACCAAGCTTCGACATCTCATAGGAGAACAGATTCCAGCAACTCTTTAGATGAAACTGTGACAGACAAGGATGAAAGAACCAGTGACTCTGAGGATCTGTATGACATCGCAGTAGGAGTAGGCTGTAGTACATCTGACCACACACAAGTAAATGTGAACTGTTTTGAAGAGGAGCTCCCATTGCTGCCTGGAGACACAGGTTGCAGCTGTACATGCGGAGTCATGCTTGAAAGAAAGGTATGGACAAGAAAAGAATCTTTCAAATGTAGATATATGTTTGAACTACATAGAGCAATCACAAACTAA
- the LOC118423792 gene encoding uncharacterized protein LOC118423792 yields the protein MAFGQDASHWRPVCWNSFPMLSSDGVISGIVSVDLSFCVPTLEAQPSRPLDMSALTWLLTHDSVIRSLRLHNCQLYTEELATIFNAISEAPDSCKLEMLDVSFNNYRSEKGSGALAQLISKSRLTCLKMEVVSSTSAGGCSVATSEVVLALRRNTRLRELWLSGNRLGDAGVETLMQVFAPGGHSCLQVLALRSNLIHTRGLHAINQALWKGRQLKKLLIGGNFFLTEAGGKDGLEDLRRLVPHVDTGLPAFMDSAALMVEHVAQM from the exons ATGGCCTTTGGTCAGGATGCCTCCCACTGGAGACCTGTGTGCTGGAACAGCTTCCCAATGCTGTCTTCTG ATGGTGTCATAAGTGGGATAGTGTCTGTGGACCTGTCCTTCTGTGTACCAACATTGGAGGCACAACCCAGCAGACCCTTGGACATGAGTGCCTTGACCTGGCTTCTAACACACGACTCAGTGATCCGCTCACTCAGGCTTCACAACTGCCAGCTGTACACAGAGGAGTTAGCTACAATCTTCAATGCCATTTCAG AGGCCCCAGACTCCTGCAAGTTGGAGATGCTTGATGTGTCCTTCAACAACTACAGGTCGGAGAAAGGCTCGGGGGCCTTGGCCCAGCTGATCAGCAAGTCTCGGCTGACTTGTCTGAAGATGGAGGTAGTCTCATCCACTTCTGCAG GTGGATGCAGTGTTGCTACATCAGAGGTTGTTCTTGCCTTGAGAAGAAATACTAGGCTAAGGGAACTGTGGCTGTCTGGAAACAGACTGG GTGATGCAGGTGTGGAGACGTTGATGCAGGTGTTTGCACCAGGTGGTCACAGCTGTCTACAGGTGCTGGCCCTGAG GTCCAATTTGATTCACACCAGAGGCCTTCATGCCATCAACCAAGCACTTTGGAAAGGAAGGCAATTGAAGAAACTGCTGATCGGTGGCAACTTCTTCTTAACAGAAGCGGGTGGTAAGGATGGTTTGGAGGACCTGCGTCGGCTGGTGCCACATGTGGACACAGGACTGCCGGCTTTCATGGACTCTGCAGCACTGATG GTAGAGCATGTGGCTCAGATGTAA
- the LOC118424155 gene encoding uncharacterized protein LOC118424155 isoform X1, whose product MKHLETLQERCQVQVGHHLESYPPDILSRLPGTFVAGILPHLCQHHLNNCHDDILQTGVDPNPVWHTLFASHFKWESRMMFRHVVSECVVRSRVEKTIPSDDVCDEDKPDWRQQYLQRYFHKLLWYRSRPPRPQEDNREPLLLSPSCSDQCLRAAQDLMLYAPHVHRLLLYDSRAFNYILQDQLLHRCLLETVSHLEIHWFRGLPGVGTFLRRCLSSPVSKLEKLTMHGVPGGTDRTAIQLLSLCAGLEAEANTPCLYCNNTRKDSCVHGEDFSGDDNIDVEQGGMKTTIGPHSSRIPPLHSDETFHEQDQASTSHRRTDSSNSLDETVTDKDERTSDSEDLYDIAVGVGCSTSDHTQVNVNCFEEELPLLPGDTGCSCTCGVMLERKVWTRKESFKCRYMFELHRAITN is encoded by the exons ATGAAACATCTGGAGACTTTACAGGAAAGATGTCAGGTGCAGGTGGGACACCACCTTGAGTCCTATCCACCTGACATACTGTCCAGGCTACCTGGCACCTTTGTGGCAGGCATATTACCTCACCTGTGTCAGCATCACCTCAACAACTGTCATGATGATATTCTTCAGACAG GTGTTGACCCAAATCCGGTGTGGCATACCCTCTTTGCAAGTCACTTCAAATGGGAATCCAGAATGATGTTCAG ACACGTCGTCAGTGAGTGTGTCGTCAGAAGTAGGGTGGAGAAAACCATCCCATCAGACGATGTTTGTGATGAAGACAAACCAGACTGGAGACAGCAGTACCTACAGCGGTACTTCCACAAGTTACTGTGGTACAGGTCTCGTCCGCCCAGACCACAGGAGGACAACCGAG AGCCTCTCCTGCTGTCCCCCAGCTGTTCAGACCAGTGTCTCCGTGCTGCCCAGGACCTGATGCTGTACGCTCCACATGTCCACAGGCTTCTTCTGTACGACAGTAGGGCCTTCAACTACATACTACAGGACCAGCTTCTGCACAG ATGTCTCCTGGAAACTGTGTCCCACCTGGAGATCCACTGGTTCCGAGGCCTGCCAGGTGTGGGGACCTTCCTGAGGAGATGTCTGTCGTCTCCAGTTTCCAAGCTGGAGAAACTGACCATGCACGGGGTACCCGGGGGAACAGACAG GACAGCAATACAGCTGCTCAGTCTCTGTGCAGGCTTAGAAGCAGAGGCTAACACACCCTGTCTGTACTGTAACAACACACGAAAAGACTCATGTGTACACGGAGAGGACTTTTCAGGAGATGACAACATTGATGTTGAACAAGGTGGTATGAAGACAACAATAGGACCACATTCATCAAGAATCCCGCCACTACACTCTGATGAAACTTTCCACGAGCAGGACCAAGCTTCGACATCTCATAGGAGAACAGATTCCAGCAACTCTTTAGATGAAACTGTGACAGACAAGGATGAAAGAACCAGTGACTCTGAGGATCTGTATGACATCGCAGTAGGAGTAGGCTGTAGTACATCTGACCACACACAAGTAAATGTGAACTGTTTTGAAGAGGAGCTCCCATTGCTGCCTGGAGACACAGGTTGCAGCTGTACATGCGGAGTCATGCTTGAAAGAAAGGTATGGACAAGAAAAGAATCTTTCAAATGTAGATATATGTTTGAACTACATAGAGCAATCACAAACTAA